A window of Fictibacillus halophilus contains these coding sequences:
- a CDS encoding F0F1 ATP synthase subunit epsilon: MKTIQVSVVTPDGPVFEGNAKMVSAKAKSGELGILPGHIPLVAPLTISAVRVHDVDGKTQYVAVSGGFIEVRPEKVTILAEAAEIAGDIEVDRARAAKERAEQRLASNKQDNLDAARAEFALKRAMNRIDVATKR, from the coding sequence ATGAAAACCATTCAAGTCAGCGTAGTAACCCCTGATGGTCCTGTGTTTGAAGGAAATGCGAAAATGGTCAGCGCGAAAGCAAAAAGTGGGGAGCTTGGAATTCTTCCAGGCCATATCCCTCTTGTAGCTCCTTTAACGATCAGCGCCGTGCGTGTTCACGACGTTGATGGGAAAACACAATATGTGGCCGTTAGCGGTGGATTTATTGAAGTGCGACCTGAAAAAGTCACGATTTTAGCAGAAGCTGCTGAGATCGCTGGCGACATCGAAGTAGATCGTGCACGCGCAGCAAAAGAGCGTGCCGAACAGCGTCTTGCAAGCAACAAACAAGACAACCTAGATGCAGCTCGTGCGGAGTTTGCGCTTAAACGCGCAATGAACCGTATCGACGTAGCAACAAAACGTTAA
- the atpD gene encoding F0F1 ATP synthase subunit beta: MNKGYITQILGPVVDVKFEGQLPELLNALTVSAEGVDLTLEVALHLGDNMVRTIAMDSTDGLVRGMEIADSGKPISVPVGEATLGRVFNVTGDHIDLGEAVPADVRRDPIHRSAPSFEELTTKTEILETGIKVVDLIAPYVKGGKIGLFGGAGVGKTVLIQELINNIAQEHGGISVFAGVGERTREGNDLFHEMSDSGVIKKTAMVFGQMNEPPGARARIALSGLTMAEFFRDEQGQDVLFFVDNIFRFTQAGSEVSALLGRMPSAVGYQPTLATEMGQLQERITSTKKGSVTSIQAIYVPADDYTDPAPATAFAHLDATTNLERKLTAMGIYPAVDPLASTSRALSPEIVGEEHYEVARKVQATLQRYKELQDIIAILGMDELSEDDKLVVHRARRIQFFLSQNFHVAEQFTGQKGSYVPVKETVRGFKEILEGKYDDLPESAFHLVGSIEDAIEKAKTLA, from the coding sequence ATGAATAAAGGCTATATTACTCAAATTCTTGGACCGGTCGTTGACGTTAAGTTCGAAGGCCAGCTTCCAGAATTGCTTAACGCTTTAACTGTTAGCGCTGAGGGTGTTGACTTAACACTAGAAGTAGCACTTCACCTTGGTGATAACATGGTTCGTACAATCGCAATGGATTCAACGGATGGTCTTGTTCGTGGAATGGAAATCGCTGACTCAGGTAAGCCGATCTCTGTACCAGTAGGTGAAGCAACACTTGGACGTGTATTTAACGTAACAGGTGATCACATTGACCTTGGTGAGGCAGTACCGGCAGATGTTCGCCGTGACCCGATCCACCGTTCAGCACCTTCTTTTGAAGAATTAACAACAAAAACTGAGATTCTTGAAACAGGAATCAAAGTAGTTGACCTTATCGCTCCATACGTAAAAGGTGGAAAAATCGGTCTTTTCGGTGGTGCGGGTGTAGGTAAAACGGTTCTTATCCAGGAGCTAATCAACAACATCGCACAAGAACACGGTGGTATCTCCGTATTCGCAGGTGTTGGTGAGCGTACTCGTGAAGGAAATGACCTTTTCCACGAGATGAGTGACTCTGGTGTTATCAAGAAAACGGCAATGGTATTCGGACAAATGAACGAGCCGCCTGGAGCACGTGCACGTATCGCTCTTTCCGGTTTAACAATGGCTGAATTCTTCCGTGACGAGCAAGGACAAGACGTTCTTTTCTTCGTAGATAACATCTTCCGTTTCACGCAAGCAGGTTCTGAAGTATCTGCCCTTCTTGGCCGTATGCCATCAGCGGTAGGTTACCAGCCAACTCTTGCAACTGAGATGGGTCAATTACAAGAGCGTATCACATCTACGAAAAAAGGTTCTGTAACATCTATCCAAGCGATCTATGTACCTGCCGATGACTATACGGATCCGGCTCCAGCTACAGCGTTCGCTCACTTAGATGCAACAACAAACCTTGAGCGTAAACTAACAGCTATGGGTATCTATCCAGCGGTAGATCCACTAGCTTCAACTTCACGTGCACTTTCTCCTGAAATCGTTGGAGAAGAGCATTACGAAGTAGCTCGTAAAGTACAGGCGACTTTACAGCGTTATAAAGAGCTTCAAGATATCATCGCAATCCTTGGTATGGACGAGCTTTCTGAAGACGATAAGCTAGTTGTACACCGTGCGCGTCGTATCCAGTTCTTCTTATCTCAAAACTTCCACGTTGCAGAACAATTTACAGGACAAAAAGGTTCATACGTTCCTGTTAAAGAAACAGTTCGTGGATTCAAAGAAATCCTTGAAGGAAAATACGATGATCTTCCGGAATCAGCGTTCCATCTCGTAGGCTCTATTGAGGATGCTATTGAAAAAGCAAAAACTTTGGCCTAA